The Allostreptomyces psammosilenae sequence GCGCCTCCGTTCACCCGAGGACCCGTCCGGGCACGGGTTGGTAGTCCGGCAGGGCGAGGCCGCTCACCTTCTTCCCCTCCCTGATCATCCAGTTCAGGACGGCGCGCCTGCTCATCAGCCCGTTGCGCAGCCGGATCCCGAGGGCCGTCCTGGGGGCGAGGAACGTGCCGGTCCGATCGCCACCCTTCTGGCAGCCCCGGGCGTAGTCGCGCAGCCGGTCCTCGTAGTGGCGGAAGGCCGTCCGGTGGTCGCCGCCGGCCCGCGCCAGTTCGCCGGCCAGGACGTAGGCGGCGACGACGGCCGTTCCGGTCCCCATGCCGCCGATGGTGGCGCCGCAGGCCGCGTCGCCGACCAGCGCGATGCGGCCGGTGGACCAGCTCGCGACGTCCGCCCGGCTGATCGAGTCGAAGTAGAGGTCGGGGGCGTGGTGCAGTGACTCCAGCAGGCCGGGCACCTCCCAGCCGAGGCCGGCGAACGCGTCGGTGATCAGCTGCTTCTGCTGCCGGACGTCGTGCCGGTCGTAGTCCAGCCGCGGCGCCGCGAAGACGAAGAAGGCCCCCGCGCGGTCCGGGGCCCGGTGGTCGACGCCGACGGAGGCGAACCGGCCGGGCGCGTTGTAGCCGAGCGAGCCGCCGCTCAGGCCCAGGTGGTTGGGCAGTCCCCAGGTGGCGGCGTAGTAGCCGAGGTGGCGGACGTACTCCTCCTCCGGCCCGAAGGCGAGGCGGCGCACCTGGGAGTGCAGTCCGTCGGCCCCGATCACCAGGTCGAACTCCCGGGTCGCCGCGTGCCGGAAGTCGACCCGCACGCCGGAGGGGGTCTCGGTGAGGCGGGTGATCGAGTCGCCGAAGAGGTACTCCGTGTGGGGCAGGCTGCGTTCGTACAGCACCCGGGCGAGGTCACCGCGGAGCACCTCGATGTCACCGCCGGCGAACTCGGGTGGCAGGTGCAGCAGTTGGCGCCCGCCTTCGTCGACGAAGCTGATCGCACTGCCGCCGGTCTGGAGCCCGCGCAGCTCCGTCAGCACCCCCATGCGCTCCAGCACGGTCAGGTGGGTCTCGCCGCGGAAGTCGACGGCCTGGCCACCCTCCCGGAGGGCGGGGGCCAGCTCGACGACGGTGGGCGTGAAGCCGTGCCGCCCCAGCCAGTAGGCCAGCGCCGGTCCGGCGATGCTGGCGCCGGAGATGAGGACGTTCCCGTTCATGAGCCCCTCCCGCATCGAAACCGTGTCCCACGGACACGGTGGCCTACTGTGTACCATAGACGCAGTTCGAGCGTTCGACAAGGCGCCGGCCGGGGCCGCGCGGGAGGGGTGACGGGCATGGCGGAGAGGCGCAGGCACGCCGAGACGGCGCTGCTGCTCTGGGGCCCCCGCGTCAGGCCGGCGCGCGGCCCGAAACCCACGCTCGACCTCGACCGCATCGCGCGCGCCGGCATCGAGATAGCCGACGCCGAGGGGCTGGCCGAGCTCTCCATGCAGCGGGTGGCCGCCCAACTGGGCGTCACCAAGATGGCGCTGTACCGCTACGTGCCCGGCAAGGCGGAGCTGATCGCGCTGATGGTGGACGCCGCCATCGGCCCCTACCCGGAGCCCGAACCCGAGCGGGCCGAGCCGGGGCAGGTGGAGTCCGGGCAGGCCGAGTCGGCGCGGGGCGAGTCGGCGTGGGTGGCGTCCGGGCAGGCCGCGGCGGACGACGGGCGGCCCGGCGGCGACTGGCGGGAGCAGTTGGAGGACTGGGCGCGCCGCCTGATCACGCTCTTCCTCCGGCACCCCTGGGCCCTGGAGGCCACGGTCGGGCCACGCCTCATGGGCCCGGCGGAGCTGTCCTGGCTGGAGCGCGCCGTCGCCGCCCTGGAAGGCACGGGGCTCACCGGCGCCGAACGGATGGACGCGGCCGTCCTGCTCGTCGGCCACGTCCGCAGCATCGCCCAGCAGGCCCACGCCGCGGGCCCGGCCGGCGACCCCGAGGCCCAACTCGGACCGCTCCTCGCCGAAGTGATGCGGGAACACGGCGAACGCTTCCCCGCCCTCAGCGAGGCCATCGCCTCGGCCGCCCGGCCCGGCGCCGGCGACCAGGCATGGGAGTTCGGCCTGCAACGCATCCTCGACGGCCTAGCCGTCCTCATCCACCAGCGCACCACCCCCTGACCACGCCGCCGCAACCCCGCCGCGGGCTCAGCGCACACCGTCACCGTTCGGCAACAGCCCCACCGCATTCCGCCACCAACTGACTACAGGTGACGGAGCGTCAACCAGTACGGGTGGGCGCTCCCTGCCGGCAGCTCCGGTGATATTCGCAGCTTCCGGCAGGACTACTACTGGCAGGGGGAGGACCTCTCCCAGCACGCGATCGATGTCTACCACCAGGTGAACGAGCGGAACTTCCGTGATTCCGGGGCAATGGCCGATCTACGTCCGGAGCTGAATCGGGAGGCGGAACAGTCCTACCAGGTGGGGTTCAACCGTGTTTCCAGCGCGGGGGTCGAGCAGCGGAACCGGCCCTGTGATGGCCATGCGACGAAGGGAAGCCATGAGGAACGGCGGCGTGTCCCCCAGCACCTCGAAGCGGCGGGGCCGGGGCGTCACCCTGTCATTCGTCTCCGTGCTGTTGCTCGCGGCCTGCTCCTCCGGCGCGGGCGACGCAGGTGGTGACCCGGAAGCGACACCGAGCGCGGCCGTTGCGCCGAGCGACTGTGGGGGTGCCTTCGACGGCCCGCGGCTCGAAGAGGTGACCGGGTACCCGATGACTCTGGCCACCGTATTGCCGGAGTACTCGCCGTCGGCGCAGATGCCCGAGGAGGCGTTTGTGTGTCGATACCGGTTCGCGGACGGCACCATGGTGGAGTTCAGGTCCTACGTCACGTCGACCGAGCTCGCCGCGACTCCATGGACTCATCCCCGAGCCGATCCTTTCGTCACGGCGGAGTCCGGGGAACAGGCGGTTGCCGCGTTCGTCCCGCACGACGCGGCCAGCAATGAGTGGATGCGGGCCATGGTTCGGTTTGTCTGTGTGGGGGAAGCTGCCGGGCGCCCGGTCGGATATGAGGTTCGGGCGGACGCCGAGCCGGACGAGGAACCGCCTGTGGGCCCTGCGCCGGGATTCGAGTTCACCCCCGAGCAGTTGCTGACCCTCACCAACCGCCTGGCCGTCGAGGTGGCCGAGCGGCGTGCGTGTGCCAACGACACGAAGCTGAACCCGGGGGAGTTGCGCTTCACCACCGGGGGTCCCGCGCCGAGTCCCCGGTGAGTGTGCCGTGCCGGGCTGCGGCAACCCCCGGCCCGACCGGCGGAGGTGGGTGCCGGGAGGGTTGCCGCAGCCCGGGGCGGGTGCCCCGGACGACGCCGACCCCCGTGCGGCGTCGTCCGGGGTGGCGGGGGGAGGTCAGACCCGGCGGAAGGCGTCGGCGTGGTCGGCGGCCCACTCGGCGTAGCTGCGGGCGGGGCGGCCGAGGACGCGCCGGACCTCCTCGGTGACCAGGGCCGGGGTGCCGACGGTGCCGGCCAGGAAGCGCAGCATGGAGTCGACGGCCTCCTCGGACACCCAGGAGTTGGTGGCCATGACCTCCGCCTTGGTCTCCTCCGGGCTGGTCCGCTCGCAGCGCAGCGGGCGGCCGAGCACCCTGCCCAGGATCGCCACCTGGTCGGCGGTCGTCAGGTCCTCCGGGCCGGTGAGCGAGAGCGCCTGGCCGAGGAGGTCGTCGTCGAGCAGGGCGCGGACGGCGACGGCGGCGATGTCCGCCTCGTGGATCGGCGAGGTGCGGGCGTCCGGGTAGGGCTCGCGGATGACGTCGCCGGCCGCCAGCTTCCCGGCCCACTGGAGGGAGTTGGCGGCGAAGCCGCCCGGGCGCAGGTGGGTCCACTCCGGGAAGTCGGCCTCCACGGACGCCTCCAGGGCGCGGTGCAGCGCGGCGGTGCTGCCCTCCTTCGCCTCCTGGTCGAGCACGACGACCAGGGAGGAGACCGTGACGACCCGCCGCACGCCGGCCTCCCGGGCGGCCCGGAGGAGGTCCCCGGGCGGGCCGACCACCCCGGCCAGGTTGAGCAGGAGCGCGGTGGCGCCGTCGAGGTCGGGCGTCGCGCTGTCGCACACCTCCACCCCGTCCGGGAAGCGGGCGGTCGCCGGGGTGCGGGTCAGGGCGCGCACCTTCACGCCCTTGGCGGCCAGCTCGTGGACGAGCGGACGGCCGATGTTGCCGGTGGCTCCGGTCACCAGGATCATGCGGGTGCTCTCTTCGCAGTCGGTTGACGTCGGTGTCGGTCGATACGTCGTTCGGTTGACGTGGTGCTCAGCGCAGGTGGGCGAGCTTGTCCGGGTTGGTGACGACGTAGATGTCGCGCACCCGGTCGCCCTCCGGGGTGAGGTCGAGGGTGAGGAACATGTAGGGGGTGTCGCCGGACATCAGCACCGCCGCGGGCTCGCCGCCCACCGTGTAGTGGCGGACGCGCAGGTCCGGGATGGGGCGGTGGGCCGAGCTGGCCGTGATCAGGCGGGCGATCTTCTCGCCGCCGCGCACCGGGTGCGGTCCGGCGGCCCGCGCCTTGCCGCCGCCGTCGGCCCACAGGGTGACGTCCGGCGCCAGCACTTCCAGCAGGGCGCCGAGGTCGCCGCCGACCACGGCGGCCAGGAACCGCTCGGTGACCTGCCGTCGCACGCGCGGGTCCGCCTGGTAGCGGGGGCGCCGGGCGTGCACGTGCTCGCGGGCGCGGTGGGCGAGCTGCCGGACCGCCGAGGGGCTGCGGTCCACGATGCCGGCGATCTCGGTGTGCGGGTAGCCGAACACCTCGTGCAGCACGAACACGGCGCGCTCCAGCGGCGTGAGCGTCTCCAGCACGACGAGCAGCGCCATCGAGACCGACTCGGTGCGCAGCGCGGTCTCGGCGGCGTCGGCCGCCTCGGCCGGCGGCGGGCCGTCGCCGGGCGGGATGGGGAGCGGTTCGGGCAGCCACGGGCCGACGTACTCCTCCCGGCGGCGGCTGATGGCGGCCTGCCGGGCCAGCGCCCGGTTGACCGCGATCCGCACCAGGTAGGCGCGCGGGTGCTCGATCGTCCCGCCGGTCGGCGAGCCGGTGCGGTCCGCCCAGGCCAGCCAGGTCTCCTGGAGGACGTCCTCGGTGTCCGCGACCGTGCCCAGCATGTTGTAGACCATCGAGAACAGCAGCTCGCGGTGGTCGACGAAGACCCGCGTGGCCCGTTCCGCCGCCGTCTCGGTCGGCCGCGCTGTTGGGATGTCCGACATCCTGGGTGCCCTCCCCGTCGCCTTCTTCCGCATCCTGAGAGCGACCCGGGCCGAGGAGTGTGACACGGCACGGGTGAGTGTGAGCCGGCTCACAGCGGGAGGGGTGCGTCGGGGGCTCGTCCGGGGGCGGGCGCGTCGCCCATCCCCACCGCCGGGCCCCGGAGAACGCGGCGGGCCGGTGGGGCGACCGCGAACGGTCGGCCCACCGGCCCGTGTGTGACGGGTGGCGCGTCGTGCGGGTGCCGCGTCGGATCGCGCCGACCGGCCGCCCGGATCAGCCCAGGCGCTCGACCACGTAGTCGACGCAGGCGGTCAGGGCGTCGATGTCGGCCGGGTCGATGGCCGGGAACATCGCCACGCGCAGCTGGTTGCGGCCCAGCTTGCGGTACGGCTCGGTGTCCACGATGCCGTTCGCCCGCAGGGCCTTCGCCACCGCCGCGGCGTCGATCGAGTCGGCGAAGTCGATCGTGCCGACGACCTGCGAACGCTGCGCCGGGTCGGCCACGAACGGGGTGGCGAACTCCGACTTCTCCGCCCAGCCGTACAGCCGGGACGAGCTGTCCGCCGTCCGCGCCACGGCCCAGTCCAGGCCGCCCTGGCCGTTGATCCACTCGATCTGGTCGGCCAGCAGGAAGAGCGTGGCCACCGCCGGGGTGTTGTAGGTCTGGTCCTTGCGGGAGTTGTCGATCGCCGTCGGCAGGTCGAAGAACGCCGGGATGTAGCGGCCGGACTCGGCGATCTCGGCGGCGCGGGCCAGCGCGGCCGGCGACATCACGGCGATCCACAGGCCGCCGTCCGAGGCGAACGACTTCTGCGGCGCGAAGTAGTAGGCGTCCGTCTGGGCGATGTCCACCGGCAGGCCGCCGGCGCCCGAGGTGGCGTCCACCAGCACCAGCGAGTCCGCGTCGGCGCCCTCGGGGCGGCGGATCGGCATGGCCACGCCGGTGGAGGTCTCGTTGTGGGTGAGGGCGTAGACGTCCACGCCCGCCTCGGCGCGCGGCAGCGGGTGGGTGCCCGGCTCCGACTTGATCACCGACGGCTCCTCCAGCCACGGCGCCGCCTTGGTGGCGCTGGCGAACTTGGAGGAGAACTCGCCGAAGTGCAGGTGCTGCGAGCGGGAGCGCACCAGGCCGTGGGCGGCGATGTCCCAGAAGGCGGTGGAACCGCCGTTGCCGAGCACCACCTCGTAGCCCTCGGGGAGGGAGAACAGCTGGGAGACGCCCTCCCGAACCCGGCGGACCAGGCCCTTGACCGGGGCCTGCCGGTGGGAGGTGCCCATCAGGGAGGCACCGGAGGCGGCGAGGGCGTCGAGCGCCTCGGGGCGGACCTTGGAGGGCCCGCAGCCGAACCGGCCGTCGCGGGGCTTGATGTCAGCGGGGATCTGGATGTCAGCCACGGGCGAAGCGTAACGCCGTCGCAACACGCGCGCCGTACACGTCCCGCTTTTTGGGATGTCGGGATGGGATGTCGCCGGGTGCCGAACCGCCGGCCGCGCCGGCCGCGCCGGCCGGTCGAGGCCCGGGGCGGGACCGGGGCGCGCGCGTGCCGGGGCCGGGGGCGGGCACGGTGTCGGCCCGGGGCGGGCACGGTGTGGCCGCCCGGGAACGCCCGTGCCGGTGTGGCAGGGTCGGGGCATGAGTCCGGTCATGGATCGTCATCGACCCGGGGACGCCGCCCGCTTGGAGCGGCTGCTGCGCTCGACGGTGCGCGGCGAGGTGCGGTTCGACGCCGCCACCCGCGCCCTGCACACCATGGACGCCTCCAACTACCGGCGGGTCCCGCTCGCCGTGGTCGCCCCGCGCGACGCGGACGACGTGCTCGCCGTGCTGGCCGCCTGCGCCGAGACCGGCGTGCCGGTGGTGCCGCGCGGCGGCGGCACCAGCATCGGCGGGCAGGCCACCGGGGTGGGAGTCGTCCTGGACACCACCCGCCACCTGGACCGCGTCCTCGCCATCGACCCGGACGCCCGGACGGCCCGCGTCCAGCCGGGCGTCGTCCTGGACGACCTGCGCCGGGCCGCCGCGCCGTACGGGCTCACCTTCGGACCGGACCCCTCCACCCACGGCCGCTGCACCCTCGGCGGAATGATCGGCAACAACGCCTGCGGGGCACACTCGCTGGCCTGGGGACGCACCGACCACAACGTCGAACGGCTGACCGTCGCGCCGGCGGACGGCACCGGCGCCCTGCTCCGGGTGGGGGCGCTGGACGCCCCCGGGGCCGTCCCCTCGCCGCAGGAGCGGGCCGCCCGGCGGCTGGCCGACGACAACCTGGCGCTGCTCCGCCGGGCCCTGCCCCCGGTGCCGCGCCGGACCTCCGGCTACGGACTGGACTGGCTGCTTCCGGAACGCGGCCGGCACCTGGCGCGGGCGCTGGTGGGCAGCGAGGGGACGCTCGCGGTGGTCACCGAGGCGGAGGTGCGGCTGGTGCCGCTGCCCGCCGCGCGCGCCCTGGCGGTGCTGGGCTTCCGGGACGACGTGGCCGCCGCCGAGGCCGTCCCCGGGCTGCTGCCGCTGCGCCCGCTGACCCTGGAGAGCCTGAACGCCGAGCTGGCCGCGCTGGCCGGCCGCGCCTCGGCGGGGCGCGGCCCGTCCGGCCCGGCGTCGAGGGCCGGGGCCGCGGCCGGGACCGGGACGGCACGGCTGCCGGAGGGCGGGGCGTGGCTCTTCGCCGAGACGGCGGGCCACTCGCCGGCCGAGGCGGCCGAACGCGCCCGCGAGCTGTGCCGGGCGGCGGCCGGGGCCGGCGCCACCGGCACCGCGGTGGTCACCGACCGGGCGGCCGCCGCCGCGCTGTGGCGGATCCGGGAGGACGCCGCCGGCACGGCCACCCGGATGGCCGACGGCTCCGAGGCGTGGCCCGGCTGGGAGGACACCGCCGTGCCCCCGGAACGGCTCGCCGGCTACCTGCGCGACCTCGGCGCGCTGCTGCGCCGGCACGGCCTGCGCGGCCAGCCGTACGGGCACTTCGGCGAGGGCTGCATCCACATGCGGATCGACTTCGACCTGGTCGGGCGCGCGGGCGTGGCGCGCTTCCGGGCGTTCTCCGAGGAACTCGCCGGGGTGGTGGTGGCGCACGGCGGGTCGCTCTCCGGCGAGCACGGTGACGGCATGGCGCGCTCCGAGCTGCTGCCCAGGATGTTCCCGCCCGAGGTGATCGCCCTGTTCGAGCGGTTCAAGGCGGCGTGGGATCCGCGCGGGCTGCTGAACCCGGGCGTGCTGGTGCGGCCGGCGCCGCTGGACGCGGGGCTGCGGTTCGCGGTGCTGCCGGCCGAGCCGGTGCGCGGCGCGTTCGGGTATCCGGACGACGGCGGGGACTTCTCGGCGGCGGTGCGCCGGTGCGTGGGCGTGGCGAAGTGCCGGGTGAGCGAACCGGCCGGGGCGGCGGTGATGTGCCCGTCCTACCGGGTGACGGGCGAGGAGCGGCACTCGACGCGGGGGCGGGCCCGGCTGCTGCACGAGATGCTGGCGGGCGACGCGCGCGGCGGCGGCCGGGCGCGCCCGCCGGTAGAGGGGGACGGCGGCGGCCAGGGCGCCGGGGCGGCGGACGACGGGCCGGCCGTGATCACCTCCGGCTGGGCCTCGCCGGAGGTGCGGGAGGCCCTGGACCTGTGCCTGGCCTGCAAGGGCTGCCGCTCGGACTGCCCGGTCGGCGTGGACATGGCCACCTACAAGGCCGAGTTCCTGTACCACCACTACCGGCAGCCGGGGATCCGTCGCCCGCTCGGCCACCAGCTGATGGGGCGGCTGCCGCGCTGGCTGCGGCTGGCCGAACCGCTGGGGGCGGCCGCCGCGCCGCTGGCCCGGATGGCCGGGCAGGCGTGGACGGCGCCGTTGCGGGCCCGGATCGGGCTGGCGGCGGAGCGGGCGCTGCCGGAGCCGGCCGGGCGCACCTTCCTGCGCTGGTGGCGGTCGCTGCCGGTGGCGCAGCGCCGGCCGGACCGCACGGGCGGGCGGCCGCGCGTGGTGCTGTGGCCGGACACCTTCACCAACGCCTTCGCGCCGGAGGTCGGCCGGGCCGCGGTGGCGGTGCTGGCCGACGCCGGCATCGACGTCGTGGTGCCGCCGGGGCGGGTGTGCTGCGGGCTGACCCGGGTGTCCACCGGGATGCTGGACGAGGCGCGGGCGGTGATGCGGGCGACCCTGGACGTGCTGGAGCCGGCGCTGCGGGCCGGGCTGCCGGTGGTCGGCCTGGAACCGAGCTGCACGGCGGCCCTGCGTGCCGACGTCCCGGAGCTGCTGGCGCGGCCGGCCCGGCACGTCGGCGGGCAGGCGGGCGGGGGCACCGGCGGGGACGCGGGTGGGCGGATCGCCCCCGACCCCGACCCCGACGCCGACGCCGACCGTTACGCGGAGCTGGCCCGGCGGCTGGCCGACTCGGTGCTGACCCTCGCGGAGGCGCTGGAACGGCTGGCGCCCACCTGGCGTCCGCCGCGCCTGGACCGGCCGGTGGTCGGACAGACCCACTGCCACCAGCACGCGGTGCTCGGCGACGGGGCGGAGCGGCGGCTGCGCGCCGCGGCCGGGCTGGACGGGGAGCTGACCGGCGGCTGCTGCGGGCTGGCCGGCAACTTCGGTTTCGAGCGGGGGCACTGGCAGGTGTCGGTGGCCTGCGCGGAGGAGCGGCTGCTGCCCGCCGTGCGCCAGGCGCCCGGGGACGCCGTGCTGCTGGCCGACGGCTTCTCCTGCCGCACCCAGCTGGCGCAGCTCGGTGGTGTGCGGGCACGCCATCTGGCGGAGGTGCTGGCCGACGGGCTGGGCCGATCGACCGGAGGCATGTAAGGTAAGGCTTGCCTTGCTTGAGGGTGTGCGTCGACGGTCCGGCGGCGCCCGCAGGCGTGGCGTGTGCGGTCGGGCGGCCGTGCGCCCCCAACCAGGGAGGGGGGCGCACGGCCGCCCGCTGGCAGTCGTGGTCCGGGCACCGCCGGTGTCGCGGGACGGCCGCCCGCTCGACCCGCCAGGGGATCGGAACCCCTACCCCGCCGTCACGGTGCCCAGCCGGTCGAAGCCGGGGACGGTCCCGGCCGGGCGGGCGCCGGGCCCGACGTAGCGCGCCGAGGGGCGGACCAGCCGGCCGGTGCGCTTCTGCTCCAGCACGTGCGCCGCCCAGCCGGCCGTCCGGGCGCAGGTGAACATCGAGGTGAACATCGGCGCCGGCACCTCGGCGAAGTCCAGCACGATGGCCGCCCAGAACTCCACGTTGGTGGCCAGCACCCGGTCCGGGCGGCGGGTGTGCAGCTCCTCCAACGCCGCCTTCTCCAGCGCCTCGGCCACCTCGAAGCGCGGCGCGCCCAGCTCCCGCGCGGTGCGCCGCAGCACCCGGGCGCGCGGGTCCTCGGCCCGGTAGACGCGGTGCCCGAAGCCCATCAGCCGCTCGCCGCGGTCCAGTACGCCGCGCACGTAGCCGGCGGCGTCACCGGTCCGTTCGATCTCCTCGATCATGTGCAGCACGCGGGTGGGCGCGCCGCCGTGCAGCGGCCCGGACATCGCGCCGACTGCCCCGGAGAGCGCGGCGGCCACGTCGGCGCCGGTGGAGGCGATGACCCGGGCGGTGAAGGTGGAGGCGTTCATGCCGTGCTCCGCCGCCGAGGCCCAGTAGGCGTCCACGGCCCGCACGTGCCGCGGGTCCGGCTCGCCGCGCCAGCGGATCATGAAGCGCTCGGCCGTGCTGACCCCCCGGTCCACGGCGGACTGCGGCACCATCGGCAGTCCGCGCCCGCGGGCGGACTGGGCGACGAAGTCCAGCGCGGTCGCGGAGACCCGGGCGAGGTCGTCCCGCGCCCGCTCGGCGGGGATGTCCAGCAGTGGCTTCAGCCCCCACAGCGGGGCGAGGGCGGCGATCGCGCTCTGCGCGTCCACCCGGACGTCGCCGGAGGCGAACGGGATGGGGAACGCCTCGGCGGGCGGCAGGCCGGGGGCGAAGTCGCCGTCCACCAGCAGGCCCCACACCGCGCCGAAGGGCGCGGTACCCACCAGCTCCTCGATGTCGACCCCCCGGTAGCGCAGGGCACCGCCCTCCCGGTCTGGCTCGGCGATCTCGGTCTCGAACGCGACGACTCCTTCGAGTCCGGGGACGAAGTCGGACATCGTGCGGCTCCCTCAAGGTGGTGGTCGTCGGACACGGGGTGGTGGTCGTCGGACACGCGTGCACGGCCTGGGGTGGTGACGGGCGCTGCTGCCCGGGTGGTGGCGGTCTCGGGCGGGGTCCGGGCGACGGGTGGGCCCGGGGCGGTGACGGAAACGTTCCTCCAGCGTCTCTCCGCGCCGGGGGTCCGCGCATTCCGTGGCGTCCCGGTCCCGGTGGGGCCGGCGGCGGCCGAGCGAGCACCGCTTGCTTGACTTGCGACTGGCTTGCGAGCTTGCCACCGACTTGCTACTGGTCAGTAATCAAGGGTCACCGGGACGGGCGCTGTCAAGGGGGCGGGCGCGTGACGGTGGCCGCGGGGGCTCCGCTCACGGCGCGCGGTCGGTACGTGTGAACCCAACTCGTACGCTCGAATGGGCGTGAGCATGCTATGTGTTGACCCGTGCCGCATTCGGAATCCGACAGCTCAGCCGTCCACTCGGCCGCCCGATCGGGGACTCGCTCAGCGCCGGGCGCGCGTCGCCCCGCCCGGTCGCCGCAGGGCCTCACCGACCCCTCCCCCACGCTCCGCCTCGCCGAGGCGCGGCGCCAGTACCGGACCGAAGGGCTCCACGAGAGCACCGCCGACGACGACCCCGGACACCTGTTCGCCCGGTGGTTCCGCGAGGCCGCCGCGGCCGGCGTGGTCGAACCCAACGCGATGGTGCTGTCCACCGCCACACCCGAGGGCGTGCCCAGCTCCCGCACCGTGCTGCTGAAGGGGTTCGACGAGCGGGGATTCGTCTTCTTCACCAACTACACCTCGCGCAAGGGCGTGGAACTCACCGCCAACCCGCACGCCTCCCTGCTCTTCCCGTGGCACGCCATCGCCCGCCAGGTGATCGTCGGCGGGGACGTGGAGCGGCTGGACCGGGCCGAGTCGGTCGCCTACTTCCGCACCCGCCCACACGGCTCCCAGCTGGGCGCCTGGGCCAGCGACCAGTCCTCCGTGGTCTCCTCCCGGGCGGAACTGGAGGGCCGCTTCCAGGAGCTCGCCGACCGCTACCCGGAGGAGGAGAAGGTGCCGATGCCGCCGTTCTGGGGCGGCTTCCTCGTCGTGCCGCGCACCGTGGAGTTCTGGCAGGGGCGGGAGAACCGCCTGCACGACCGGCTGCGCTACCGCCGCGACCCCTCGTCCCCCACCGGCTGGCTCCGCGAACGCCTCTGCCCCTGACCTGGTCGGGAGCGGCGTGGATATGCTCGTGGGTGCCTGCTGTCAATACCGCTGGGGAGATCCGGATGTCCAAGACCGTCATCGACCTGGACGAGGAGGCCCTGGCGCTCGCCGCCGAGGTGCTCGGGACCCGCACCAAGAAGGACACGGTCAACGCCGCGCTCCAGGAGGTGGGGGCGAGGCGGCGCCGTGAGCTCGCGGCGGAGCGCCTGCGCCGGCTGGCCGAGGACGGGGCCTTCGACAAGGCGCTGGAACCGGGCTTCAAGGCGGAGGTATGGCGCTGAATGCCGAGTGCCGAACGGTTCCTGATCGACACCTCGGCGGCGGTCCGCATCCAGCGTCCGGCGCTGTGGTCGGTGTGGGGCGAGGCCGTCATCCACGGTCGGGTCGCGATCTGTGAACCGACCGAGGTGGAGATGCTGTACTCGGCCCGTTCCTCCCGGGAGTACGACGAGCTGCGCCAGGCGCTCGGTGACCTCTACACCCGGTGTCCCGTGCCCGACGACGCCTGGCGGCGGGTGCGGGATCTCCAGCAG is a genomic window containing:
- the serC gene encoding phosphoserine transaminase, producing the protein MADIQIPADIKPRDGRFGCGPSKVRPEALDALAASGASLMGTSHRQAPVKGLVRRVREGVSQLFSLPEGYEVVLGNGGSTAFWDIAAHGLVRSRSQHLHFGEFSSKFASATKAAPWLEEPSVIKSEPGTHPLPRAEAGVDVYALTHNETSTGVAMPIRRPEGADADSLVLVDATSGAGGLPVDIAQTDAYYFAPQKSFASDGGLWIAVMSPAALARAAEIAESGRYIPAFFDLPTAIDNSRKDQTYNTPAVATLFLLADQIEWINGQGGLDWAVARTADSSSRLYGWAEKSEFATPFVADPAQRSQVVGTIDFADSIDAAAVAKALRANGIVDTEPYRKLGRNQLRVAMFPAIDPADIDALTACVDYVVERLG
- a CDS encoding FAD-binding and (Fe-S)-binding domain-containing protein, whose protein sequence is MDRHRPGDAARLERLLRSTVRGEVRFDAATRALHTMDASNYRRVPLAVVAPRDADDVLAVLAACAETGVPVVPRGGGTSIGGQATGVGVVLDTTRHLDRVLAIDPDARTARVQPGVVLDDLRRAAAPYGLTFGPDPSTHGRCTLGGMIGNNACGAHSLAWGRTDHNVERLTVAPADGTGALLRVGALDAPGAVPSPQERAARRLADDNLALLRRALPPVPRRTSGYGLDWLLPERGRHLARALVGSEGTLAVVTEAEVRLVPLPAARALAVLGFRDDVAAAEAVPGLLPLRPLTLESLNAELAALAGRASAGRGPSGPASRAGAAAGTGTARLPEGGAWLFAETAGHSPAEAAERARELCRAAAGAGATGTAVVTDRAAAAALWRIREDAAGTATRMADGSEAWPGWEDTAVPPERLAGYLRDLGALLRRHGLRGQPYGHFGEGCIHMRIDFDLVGRAGVARFRAFSEELAGVVVAHGGSLSGEHGDGMARSELLPRMFPPEVIALFERFKAAWDPRGLLNPGVLVRPAPLDAGLRFAVLPAEPVRGAFGYPDDGGDFSAAVRRCVGVAKCRVSEPAGAAVMCPSYRVTGEERHSTRGRARLLHEMLAGDARGGGRARPPVEGDGGGQGAGAADDGPAVITSGWASPEVREALDLCLACKGCRSDCPVGVDMATYKAEFLYHHYRQPGIRRPLGHQLMGRLPRWLRLAEPLGAAAAPLARMAGQAWTAPLRARIGLAAERALPEPAGRTFLRWWRSLPVAQRRPDRTGGRPRVVLWPDTFTNAFAPEVGRAAVAVLADAGIDVVVPPGRVCCGLTRVSTGMLDEARAVMRATLDVLEPALRAGLPVVGLEPSCTAALRADVPELLARPARHVGGQAGGGTGGDAGGRIAPDPDPDADADRYAELARRLADSVLTLAEALERLAPTWRPPRLDRPVVGQTHCHQHAVLGDGAERRLRAAAGLDGELTGGCCGLAGNFGFERGHWQVSVACAEERLLPAVRQAPGDAVLLADGFSCRTQLAQLGGVRARHLAEVLADGLGRSTGGM
- the sigJ gene encoding RNA polymerase sigma factor SigJ, whose amino-acid sequence is MSDIPTARPTETAAERATRVFVDHRELLFSMVYNMLGTVADTEDVLQETWLAWADRTGSPTGGTIEHPRAYLVRIAVNRALARQAAISRRREEYVGPWLPEPLPIPPGDGPPPAEAADAAETALRTESVSMALLVVLETLTPLERAVFVLHEVFGYPHTEIAGIVDRSPSAVRQLAHRAREHVHARRPRYQADPRVRRQVTERFLAAVVGGDLGALLEVLAPDVTLWADGGGKARAAGPHPVRGGEKIARLITASSAHRPIPDLRVRHYTVGGEPAAVLMSGDTPYMFLTLDLTPEGDRVRDIYVVTNPDKLAHLR
- a CDS encoding NAD(P)H-binding protein; protein product: MILVTGATGNIGRPLVHELAAKGVKVRALTRTPATARFPDGVEVCDSATPDLDGATALLLNLAGVVGPPGDLLRAAREAGVRRVVTVSSLVVVLDQEAKEGSTAALHRALEASVEADFPEWTHLRPGGFAANSLQWAGKLAAGDVIREPYPDARTSPIHEADIAAVAVRALLDDDLLGQALSLTGPEDLTTADQVAILGRVLGRPLRCERTSPEETKAEVMATNSWVSEEAVDSMLRFLAGTVGTPALVTEEVRRVLGRPARSYAEWAADHADAFRRV
- a CDS encoding FAD-dependent monooxygenase, which encodes MNGNVLISGASIAGPALAYWLGRHGFTPTVVELAPALREGGQAVDFRGETHLTVLERMGVLTELRGLQTGGSAISFVDEGGRQLLHLPPEFAGGDIEVLRGDLARVLYERSLPHTEYLFGDSITRLTETPSGVRVDFRHAATREFDLVIGADGLHSQVRRLAFGPEEEYVRHLGYYAATWGLPNHLGLSGGSLGYNAPGRFASVGVDHRAPDRAGAFFVFAAPRLDYDRHDVRQQKQLITDAFAGLGWEVPGLLESLHHAPDLYFDSISRADVASWSTGRIALVGDAACGATIGGMGTGTAVVAAYVLAGELARAGGDHRTAFRHYEDRLRDYARGCQKGGDRTGTFLAPRTALGIRLRNGLMSRRAVLNWMIREGKKVSGLALPDYQPVPGRVLG
- a CDS encoding TetR/AcrR family transcriptional regulator translates to MAERRRHAETALLLWGPRVRPARGPKPTLDLDRIARAGIEIADAEGLAELSMQRVAAQLGVTKMALYRYVPGKAELIALMVDAAIGPYPEPEPERAEPGQVESGQAESARGESAWVASGQAAADDGRPGGDWREQLEDWARRLITLFLRHPWALEATVGPRLMGPAELSWLERAVAALEGTGLTGAERMDAAVLLVGHVRSIAQQAHAAGPAGDPEAQLGPLLAEVMREHGERFPALSEAIASAARPGAGDQAWEFGLQRILDGLAVLIHQRTTP